The Apium graveolens cultivar Ventura chromosome 11, ASM990537v1, whole genome shotgun sequence genome has a window encoding:
- the LOC141698202 gene encoding serpin-ZX-like, translating to MAPLTRKRKSAIIEATETKPITPQPEPSETKYLTPETEPPTKTEPSGTKPMRTKPELDQMINNQNDVAMSLTKYILQKSKDSNVVFSPLSLQLVLGLVAAGSEGETLDQLLPFLKAESTHTLNSLAFYLIKHVFSGGSPSGDDPTLSLANGVWIDKSLSFKPFFSKVVDQVYKAGSEVVDFQNKASEAIDKVNSWVEKETNGLVKDTVPPDLFDDETRIVFANAIYFKGSWGDQFCPWQTENRDFHLLNGKSVRVPFMTSNMGLRYISAFNEFKVLKLPYKYDKNPRQISMYFFLPNAKDGFPTLVDKLASDSKFIDHHIPNNRVPVDEFWIPKFKVSFGFEATEALKEFGVRAPFIPGALDSMMYSEEIQLLYVSNIFQKSSIEVNESGTEASASSRVVLRGGGCPPVRYDFVANHPFLFLIREDRTGVVLFIGQVLNPLAT from the exons ATGGCCCCCTTAACAAGAAAAAGAAAATCTGCAATAATCGAAGCAACCGAAACCAAACCTATAACACCACAGCCGGAACCCTCTGAAACCAAATACTTAACACCAGAAACTGAACCGCCCACAAAAACGGAACCGTCTGGAACCAAACCCATGAGAACAAAACCTGAACTAGACCAAATGATTAACAACCAAAATGATGTCGCAATGAGCCTTACAAAGTACATACTTCAGAAGAGCAAAGATTCTAACGTTGTTTTCTCTCCGCTTTCTCTGCAACTAGTACTTGGTTTGGTTGCAGCTGGTTCAGAAGGAGAAACCCTAGATCAGCTTTTGCCCTTTCTTAAAGCTGAAAGTACGCACACACTTAACTCACTTGCCTTTTATCTTATTAAACATGTTTTTTCAGGTGGGTCCCCTTCTGGTGATGACCCTACCTTGTCTTTAGCAAATGGGGTTTGGATCGACAAGTCTCTTTCATTTAAGCCTTTTTTCAGCAAGGTAGTGGATCAGGTGTATAAGGCCGGGTCTGAAGTTGTTGACTTTCAGAACAAG GCTAGTGAAGCAATTGATAAGGTGAACTCATGGGTCGAAAAGGAAACCAATGGCCTTGTCAAAGACACTGTTCCTCCTGATCTATTTGACGATGAAACTAGGATTGTTTTTGCCAATGCCATCTATTTCAAAGGTTCATGGGGTGACCAATTCTGTCCGTGGCAAACAGAAAACCGTGATTTCCACCTGCTTAATGGTAAGTCTGTTAGAGTCCCCTTCATGACCAGCAATATGGGTCTTCGATACATTAGTGCCTTTAACGAGTTTAAAGTTTTGAAACTTCCATACAAGTACGATAAGAATCCACGTCAGATATCCATGTACTTCTTTCTCCCGAATGCAAAAGATGGGTTCCCAACATTGGTAGATAAACTTGCCTCAGATTCTAAATTCATTGACCACCATATTCCAAATAACCGTGTACCAGTTGACGAGTTTTGGATCCCCAAATTTAAAGTATCATTTGGATTCGAAGCAACGGAGGCCTTAAAGGAATTCGGAGTGAGGGCACCTTTCATTCCAGGGGCACTTGATTCGATGATGTATTCTGAGGAGATTCAGTTGCTGTATGTTTCAAACATATTTCAAAAATCGTCCATTGAGGTTAATGAATCAGGCACAGAAGCTTCTGCCTCTTCACGTGTTGTACTGCGTGGAGGCGGTTGTCCTCCTGTTAGATATGACTTTGTTGCCAACCACCCATTCTTGTTTCTCATACGAGAAGACAGGACTGGAGTTGTGCTGTTCATTGGACAAGTGCTTAATCCACTTGCTACCTGA